The following DNA comes from Streptomyces pristinaespiralis.
TGCTTCCCGCCGGTGTGCGCGTCGGGCCCCAGGCCGTAGCGGCGGTCCCAGGAGCGCACCGTCGTGGGCGCCACTCCCAGCCGCCTCGCCACCTCGCCCGTGGTCAGGCCCCCGCTCTCTCCGGTGTCCTCCCGCGCGCTGGTCATGACCTCAGCTTACGACGCACAAACGATGCATGTTGCTTGCGTCGATTGTGCGTCCAAGACTGAAGGACGACCGCCTCGGCACACGACCGCCGGACCCCTCCGGCTCCGGCACGTCGTCCGGCAGAAGGAACAGGACCATGAGCACGATCACGCGACCTCGCGACCACCTGCGACCGCCGGCCGAGGAGAGGCAGCAGGAGGCAGAGCTGACCCGTGGCCTCTTCGCCGCCGACGAGCGCGTGTTCGCCACGATCTACCGGCAATGGAGCCCGCTGGTGCGGACCATGGCCACCCGCACCCTCGGCGACGCGCGCGAGGCGGAGGACGTCACCCAGCTGGTCTTCCTGGCCGCCTGGCGGGGGAGGAGCGGATTCCGGCCCGACAAGGGCCCGCTCGGCGCCTGGCTGGTCGGCATAACCCGCCGCAAGATCGTCGACGCGCTGGCGGCCAGGACCCGGCGGCTCAGGCTGATCGACGCGGCGGCCGACGCGTCGACCGCGACCGCACTGCGGCGAGGTGACGCCGGGCCGGACTCCGTCCTGGACCGTGTGCTGCTCGCCGACGAGATCTCCCGCCTCCCCCTGCCGCAGCGCCAGGTGCTGCGCATGGCGTTCTACGAGGACCTGACCCAGCGCCAGATCTCCGAGCGCACCGGCCTGCCCCTCGGAACGGTGAAGAGCCACGCCCGCAGGGGCCTGCACCGGCTCCGCCACCGGATCGAGCAGAACCGCCCGTCCGACACGGACGAGTAGGTCCCGGCCCGAACCGGTCCGCATCCGCCGGGGGCGCCACACCGGAAACGACAACGAGACTTCGCAACACGGCGGAGCCCTCTTCCGAAGGACTGATCCTCATGACCTCTCGGACCCCCCTCACCCTCGTGGCCTCAGCCGGCGTCTGCGTGTTCGCACTCGCCGCCGCCGCACCCGCCATGGCCTCCTCCGCCCAGGACGAGAAGGCCATGGTGTCGGTGTTCCACGGCGTACCCGGACTTGACGTCGACGTCTACGCCAACGGTGATGAACTGCTCGGCGACTTCAAGCCCGGCACCCTCACCGAGCCGCAGTCGCTCGCCGCCGGCACCTACGACATCCAGGTCTTCGCAGCCGGCGAAGGACCCGGCGGCACCCCGGCCGTCGAGAAGTCGATCGACGTGCCGGCGGGAGCGAACGCGACCATCGCCGCGCATCTGTCGGCCGACGGCAAGCCGCAGCTGACCGCCTTCGTCAACGACATGTCCGCGCTCGAAGCGGGCAAGACCCGCCTGACCGTCCGCCACGTCGCCGCGGCTCCCGCCGTGGACGTCCGGGCAGGCGGACAACCTCTGTTCACCGGACTGGAGAACCCGAAGCAGGCCACCACCGAGGTCGACGCGGGCGCCGTCTCCGCCGATGTCGTGCTGGCCGGCACGGACACCGTGGCCGTCGGCCCGGCCGACCTGGACCTCAAGGAGGGAACCGGCAACGTCGTCTACGCCTGGGGCAGCGCCCAGGACAAGAACCTGGCACTCAAGGTGCAGAGCTTCAGCGGCATGGAATCCGCTTCCGGGGCCGACGGCGCGGCCGTCCCCCGGAACTCGTCCCAGCCCTGGCTCGCCTCGGCCGCCGCGGCCGGGGTGGTCGCGGTCCCCGGTCTCCTCGTCGCCCGCCGCGCCGCCGGACGGCGTGGCTGACACGGACTCTCCCCGCGCATCCCTGCGGGGCACCGCGGGGACAGAGGCGCCGTCGCCCGTGCCATCGCGCGGGCGACGGCGCCCGACGTCCTACGGCCGCCGCGGTGTTGCGCGGACGCGCCCGCGGCTTGCCAGGCGCAGCGGAGCACCGGCCGGCTCGGGGTCCTGAGCAGGCTCGGGGTCCTGAGCAGGGGAGCCGCTCAGCACGCGGTGTGGTCGGGGTGATGCTTGGTGCGGCGTTCTTCCTTCATCTCCGCCTCGTAAAGGTGGTCCCGGCCGTCGGCGAGCTCGCTGCGGATCTCCTCTTCGAGCTGCTGGAAGGGCCGGTAGTAGGTGGCGTTGTATGCCTCGATGATCTGGAACGTCCAATGATCGGGAATGACGTTCCGGCCGAGGACCTCCCTCTCCACACGGTCGGCCTCCCGGCCGTGACCGGCTTCGCGCAGGAGGCGCACCGCGTCGTCCAGAACGAGGTCCGCGCTGCCGGTGAGCTGGTGAAAGCTGTAGAGGGCGCCGCGGGCCCGCTCGGTCGTCTCCAGAGCCTTCGACAGCGCCCCCAGCGCTTCGACCGTCGCCCTGGTCACGCCGGAGGGCCGCCGGTGCCGCGAGTCCGGCCGCTCGTGATCAGAACTCATGCATCTCCCTTCCCGCTCTTCTCCCGCTCTTCGCGCCGGTGACTTCGGGTCCGCGGTGCGGTCGGTCGCGAGGGCGCGCGTGAGTGCCACTCTTCCCTCCGCGTGGGTTCAGGCCGAACGGCCCGCGCGGCCGTTCACCCGCTCGTACCAAGGAGCGGTCGGCCGCCGGCCCGGCAGGCGCGTGATCCACCGCGCTGCGACCGGGCGTCCGGGTGTCCGGGCGTCCAAGGGGCCATGGATCCGTTCCGTCACCGGTCCGGTCATCGGTCCACCGTCACCAGCCCCGCTCCGAGCTCTGCTGCTGCGGCACCACGACCAGGAACGCGTCCGAGTCCAGGTCCATCACGACCTCCGCAGCCAGACCCTCGTCCCTGCGGTGACGGGCGTATTCCTCCGCCTGCCGACTGCCCCGCGGATCACCCGCCGGGAACTTCTCCAACACTGTGCGGCGCATGACGCACTCCCTCGTCTCTCCCGCTCCAACGACGGTCCCCGGCCGGTGTCACGGCCCGGCCACAGTTGGAACGGCTGACCGGCCAACCGGTTCCGGTACCGGGTTTGCGTGGCAGGGTGTTGCGGGCAATCCACTGTGGGCTACGGAAGAGGGGGACCCGTGATCGTCTGGATCAACGGTGCGTTCGGAGCGGGCAAGAGCACTACCGCACGCGAACTGATCGACCTGATCCCGAACAGCACACTGTTCGACCCCGAACTGATCGGCGCGGGCATGCGGCACCTGTTGCCGGCCAAGCGGCTGGCCGAGGTCGGCGACTATCAGGACCTGCCCATCTGGCGGCGGCTCGTGGTGGACACGGCGGCGGCGCTGCTCGCCGAGTTGGGCGGCGTGCTGGTGGCGCCCATGACCCTGCTGCGGCAGGACTACCGTGACGAGATCTTCGGCGGTCTCGCCTCCCGCCGGATAGCGGTGCGGCATGTGCTGCTGGCACCTGCTGAAACGATTTTGCGCGAACGAATAGCCGCCCGTGAGGCGTTCCCCGACGATGCGGAGGAGAGCGAACGCGTCCGACGATGGGCCGTCGGGAACATCGAGCGCTATCAGGCCGCGCTCGGCTGGCTGGCCGGCGACGCGCACGTCATAGACACCAGCCGCCTCGGCGCCCGGGCCGTCGCCGCAGCCGTCGCGGACGCCGTCCGCACGGGCGCGGCGCCCGCCAGCGACATCGTCCAGACGCCCGAACCGGCGGCCGAGACCCTCGCCGCCGGTGTGCTGCTCTTCGACGAACACGACCGGGTGCTCCTCGTCGACCCGACCTACAAGCCCGGCTGGGAGTTCCCCGGCGGCGTCGTGGAGCGCGGCGAGGCGCCGGCCCGCGCGGGCATGCGGGAGGTCGCGGAGGAACTCGGCATCGAACTGACAGAGGTTCCCCGGCTGCTGCTCGTCGACTGGGAGCCTCCCGCGCCGCCCGGCTTCGGCGGACTGCGGCTGCTGTTCGACGGCGGCCGGCTCCCCGAGGGCGACGCCGCACGCGTACTGCTCCCCGGCTCCGAACTCCGCGGCTGGAAGTTCGCCACCGAGCACGAAGCGGCCGGCATGCTGCCGCCCGTCCGCTACGAGCGGCTGCGGTGGGCCCTGCGGGCCCGGGAGCGTGGAACGGTCCTCAACCTGGAGGCGGGCGTCCCGGTCGGCGGTTCCTGACGGCTCACGGTCCCCTCGGCGGCGCGCCGCGCCCAGGGCGGGGCCGAGCGGCCTGCCGGGCGTGGACGAACGGCATTCGGGTCACGGGACGCGGCGTACGGCCACCGGGCGGGACGTGGCGTACGGCAACCCAGGCCCGGGCCCAGGAGGCGGCGCACGGCAACCTGGGCCCGGGCCCAGGACGCGGCGAACGGCCCCGGGCACTGGACGTGGCGAACGGTTCCGGGACCCGGCGGCACCGGTCGGGCGGACGCGCCGGGCGCTCCGGCAGCCACGGGGCGCGGCGCGCGGCCCGGGCTCGGGACGTGGCGAACGGTGCCGGGACCCGGCAGACGGGTGGGGCGGCGCTCCGGCGGTGCCGGGCAGCGGGCTCAGGGTGGCAGGAGTTCGAGGGGGGCGGGGCCTTGGCCGCGGGCCGGGCCCTCAGTCGGTGGTCGCCTCGGCCGCGGCCAGCAGCACCGCCGCGGCGTCCTCGGTGAGCGGGTCGCCGTGCCCGAAGCAGACCGTGGAGGGCGCGAGCGACGCGAGGCGCCGCATCGACGCCCGCGCCGCAGCCCGGTCCACGTTGAACACCCCCAGCATCACCTCGCCGACACCGGCGACGCAGTCACCTGTGAACAGCACCCCGTGGACCGGCAGATGGAGACCGATCGAGCCGTCGGTGTGGCCGGGGGAGTGCACCACCCGCGCTCCGCCACCGAAGTCCAGCACGTCGCCGTCCTCCAGCTCGCGGTCCACCCGGGTCGGCGGCGCCGGCGGCACGGTCAGCCCGTGCTCGTACAACGGAACCTCCCAGTCCAGCAGGACCGGTTCCGGTACGGGCCGCTCGCCCCGCACCACCGGGGCGTCCAGCCGGTGGGCGAGGATCTCGGAGCCGTGCCGCTCCGCCAGTACCCCGGCCGCGCCCACATGGTCGCGGTGGCAGTGGGTGAGGACGATCCGCCGGACGCGCGCCGGGTCCAGCCCGGCACCGCGCAGCCCCTCCTCCATCAGCGGTGCGCTGCCCGCGTGTCCGGCGTCGACCAGCGTGAGATCGTCGCCGTCCCGCCACACGTACGCCTGACCGATCGGGAAGCGGAACATGTACAGCCGGGGCGACACCTGGATGAAGTCCATGCGGCGAACCTACGCAGGCGCACGGCCCGCCGCACGGATCTCTGCTCTCGGCAGATCCTCGGGTCAGCTCCGCTTCGACCGGGCGTAGTTGGCGAGGAACAGCGCCTCGGTGACCGACATCCGCTCAAGCTCAGAGGGCGACACGCTCTCGTTCACGGCGTGGATCTGCGCCTCCGGCTCGCTCAGGCCGATCAGCAGGATCTCCGCCTGCGGGTACAGAGCGGCGAGTGTGTTGCACAGCGGGATCGAGCCGCCCATGCCCGCGGCCTGCATCTCCTCGCCCGGGTACGCGACCTTCATCGCCTCGGCCATCGACGCGTACGCGGGGCTCGTCACGTCCGCGCGGAACGCCTGGCCCTGGCCGATCTGCTCGACCGCCACCCGCGCGCCCCACGGCGTGTGCGCCTCCAGATGGGCGGCGAGCAGCTTGTTCGCCTCCGCCGCGTCCTGGCCCGGCGGCACGCGCAGGCTGATCAGCGCCCGCGCGGACGCCTGTACCGACGGCGTCGCGCCGACCACGGGCGGGCAGTCGATGCCCAGCACGGTCACGGCCGGCCGGGCCCAGATCCGGTCGGCGACCGTGCCGTCGCCGATCAGGCCCACCCCGTCGAGCACCTTGGCGTCCCTGCGGAAGTCGTCCTCCGGATAGGCGAGCCCGTCCCAGGTCGCGTCCGCCGCGAGCCCGTCCACGGTCGTCGAGCCGTCCTCGTCCCGCAGCGAGTCCAGCACCCGGATGAGGGCGGCCAGCGCGTCGGGGGCGGCGCCGCCGAACTGCCCGGAGTGCAGGTTCCCCCCGAGGGTGTCGATCTGCACCCGCAGCAGCGTCATACCGCGCAGACTGGCCGTGACCGTGGGCAGACCGACACGGAAGTTGCCCGTGTCGCCGATGACCACGGCGTCCGCGGCCAGCAACTCGGGGTGGGCCTCCGCGTACTGCTCCAGACCGCCCGTGCCCTGCTCCTCGGAGCCTTCCACGATCATCTTGATGCCCACCGGCACACCGCCGTTCGCCTTGAGGGCGCGCAGGGCGAGCAGGTGCATGATGAAGCCGCCCTTGCAGTCCGCGGTACCCCGCCCGTACCAGCGGCCGTCCCGTTCGGTCAGCTCGAACGGCGGTGAGATCCACGCCGCCTCGTCCAGCGGCGGCTGCACGTCGTAGTGCGCGTACAGCAGCACGGTCGGGGCGCCGGCCGGGCCGGGCAGGAAGCCGTAGACGGACTGGGTGCCGTCGGGGGTGTCCAGGACGGCCACGTCCGTGAAGCCCTCCGCGGTCAGGGCGCCCGCCACCCATGCGGCCGCTGCCTCGCACTCGCTCTTCGGGAACTGGGCCGGGTCCGCGACCGACTGGAACGCCACCAGCTCCGCGAGTTCCGCCTTGGCGCGGGGAAGCAGCGACGCGACGGTTTCTGCGATCGGTACGGCGGTCATGGGCACGCTCCTCGGGGGCACGACGTTGTGCGATATGTGTACGGCGAATGTGTGGTCGATCCTCCCACAAGGGGTGGGGGGCGCCCGCGCCGTAGGATGCCGTCGAGAGCACTGGCCACAGGTCGGATCGGGAGCAGAAGTACATCGTGAGCAGCGAGAACGATGCCACCGGAGCAGAGGCGGCAAATGAGCTTGGCGACCCCGTGTGGGACGTCGTCGTGGTCGGCGGAGGGCCCGCGGGGGCGTCGGCGGCCTACGCGGCGGCGGTGACCGGCCGCAGGGTGCT
Coding sequences within:
- a CDS encoding sigma-70 family RNA polymerase sigma factor — protein: MSTITRPRDHLRPPAEERQQEAELTRGLFAADERVFATIYRQWSPLVRTMATRTLGDAREAEDVTQLVFLAAWRGRSGFRPDKGPLGAWLVGITRRKIVDALAARTRRLRLIDAAADASTATALRRGDAGPDSVLDRVLLADEISRLPLPQRQVLRMAFYEDLTQRQISERTGLPLGTVKSHARRGLHRLRHRIEQNRPSDTDE
- a CDS encoding DUF4397 domain-containing protein, with product MTSRTPLTLVASAGVCVFALAAAAPAMASSAQDEKAMVSVFHGVPGLDVDVYANGDELLGDFKPGTLTEPQSLAAGTYDIQVFAAGEGPGGTPAVEKSIDVPAGANATIAAHLSADGKPQLTAFVNDMSALEAGKTRLTVRHVAAAPAVDVRAGGQPLFTGLENPKQATTEVDAGAVSADVVLAGTDTVAVGPADLDLKEGTGNVVYAWGSAQDKNLALKVQSFSGMESASGADGAAVPRNSSQPWLASAAAAGVVAVPGLLVARRAAGRRG
- a CDS encoding NUDIX hydrolase; protein product: MIVWINGAFGAGKSTTARELIDLIPNSTLFDPELIGAGMRHLLPAKRLAEVGDYQDLPIWRRLVVDTAAALLAELGGVLVAPMTLLRQDYRDEIFGGLASRRIAVRHVLLAPAETILRERIAAREAFPDDAEESERVRRWAVGNIERYQAALGWLAGDAHVIDTSRLGARAVAAAVADAVRTGAAPASDIVQTPEPAAETLAAGVLLFDEHDRVLLVDPTYKPGWEFPGGVVERGEAPARAGMREVAEELGIELTEVPRLLLVDWEPPAPPGFGGLRLLFDGGRLPEGDAARVLLPGSELRGWKFATEHEAAGMLPPVRYERLRWALRARERGTVLNLEAGVPVGGS
- a CDS encoding MBL fold metallo-hydrolase; this encodes MDFIQVSPRLYMFRFPIGQAYVWRDGDDLTLVDAGHAGSAPLMEEGLRGAGLDPARVRRIVLTHCHRDHVGAAGVLAERHGSEILAHRLDAPVVRGERPVPEPVLLDWEVPLYEHGLTVPPAPPTRVDRELEDGDVLDFGGGARVVHSPGHTDGSIGLHLPVHGVLFTGDCVAGVGEVMLGVFNVDRAAARASMRRLASLAPSTVCFGHGDPLTEDAAAVLLAAAEATTD
- a CDS encoding dipeptidase, with product MTAVPIAETVASLLPRAKAELAELVAFQSVADPAQFPKSECEAAAAWVAGALTAEGFTDVAVLDTPDGTQSVYGFLPGPAGAPTVLLYAHYDVQPPLDEAAWISPPFELTERDGRWYGRGTADCKGGFIMHLLALRALKANGGVPVGIKMIVEGSEEQGTGGLEQYAEAHPELLAADAVVIGDTGNFRVGLPTVTASLRGMTLLRVQIDTLGGNLHSGQFGGAAPDALAALIRVLDSLRDEDGSTTVDGLAADATWDGLAYPEDDFRRDAKVLDGVGLIGDGTVADRIWARPAVTVLGIDCPPVVGATPSVQASARALISLRVPPGQDAAEANKLLAAHLEAHTPWGARVAVEQIGQGQAFRADVTSPAYASMAEAMKVAYPGEEMQAAGMGGSIPLCNTLAALYPQAEILLIGLSEPEAQIHAVNESVSPSELERMSVTEALFLANYARSKRS